In Numidum massiliense, a single genomic region encodes these proteins:
- a CDS encoding DUF6179 domain-containing protein, translated as MSLDCENLNDDSALAARSKINEANLQRNAYTVSLLNEGLRTGMLSSEDVYNVQHGLMSILRELISRYTKGESSSVATDTAEGIMASIMYAVDAYTLSFAQPDAAVQCLKGNDVRNVYEEGLALVSQCFIETKQLYKEIKKNKLAVPVDAYNLTIDEAFPVFMRKYGIVFEAHHTMASIDYPLAIDDMRLQGVFYMKQYLEHLAIETRFCHQFAEQDVRQLLSDYGKVCRFDYRIELFNIFRLVLDHAVFSVLSGGDANKVTLTAEQFNRLRLSFARSSDAEIRSAIHRAMARLQQELQTDPSLTAYMNECRNDLVQRVAGAANHDSLESVIITEIEEQPKQKVLLVNEADKMSDVRLRVLIEKIVRCDQTEAKVQLIRENFHSLYDYLDLLDADCLFAEEYEALFATFGDTELAIFAKIVFYEELRNSSVQFDVIVWDSTETDAEWKTHYVHFLQRLSKERLSAIETVISQIDYEEVAFFS; from the coding sequence ATGAGTTTGGATTGTGAGAACTTAAACGACGATTCGGCATTAGCTGCACGGAGTAAAATAAATGAGGCGAATCTACAGCGCAACGCATACACCGTCTCTCTCCTGAATGAAGGGCTGCGTACGGGGATGTTAAGCAGCGAGGACGTTTACAACGTCCAACACGGGCTAATGTCGATCCTGCGAGAGTTGATCAGTCGGTACACGAAAGGGGAAAGTTCCTCGGTTGCGACCGACACGGCTGAAGGAATCATGGCCTCCATCATGTACGCGGTTGACGCTTATACGCTAAGCTTTGCCCAACCAGACGCGGCTGTTCAGTGTTTGAAAGGCAACGACGTCAGAAATGTGTACGAAGAGGGGCTTGCCCTAGTCAGCCAATGCTTCATAGAAACGAAACAGCTCTACAAAGAGATCAAAAAAAATAAATTAGCTGTCCCGGTAGACGCCTACAACTTAACGATTGATGAAGCGTTTCCCGTGTTTATGAGAAAATACGGTATTGTTTTTGAGGCGCACCATACGATGGCGAGCATTGATTATCCACTGGCGATTGACGACATGCGCTTGCAAGGTGTATTTTACATGAAGCAATATTTGGAGCACCTTGCCATCGAGACGCGATTTTGCCACCAGTTTGCCGAACAGGACGTGCGACAGTTATTGTCCGACTACGGAAAAGTGTGCCGCTTTGATTACCGGATTGAGCTGTTTAACATTTTTAGATTAGTACTGGACCATGCCGTTTTCTCGGTTTTGTCTGGTGGGGATGCGAATAAGGTCACCCTAACAGCTGAGCAATTTAACCGACTGCGATTGTCGTTCGCCCGCTCAAGTGACGCTGAAATCAGATCTGCCATTCACCGCGCGATGGCTCGACTGCAACAAGAGTTACAGACGGATCCTTCCCTCACAGCTTACATGAACGAATGCCGAAACGACCTTGTACAGCGCGTCGCGGGGGCTGCTAATCACGACAGCTTGGAGTCGGTCATCATTACGGAAATAGAAGAGCAGCCGAAACAGAAGGTGCTGTTAGTGAACGAAGCCGACAAAATGAGCGATGTACGCTTGCGCGTATTGATTGAAAAAATTGTGCGCTGTGACCAAACAGAAGCGAAGGTTCAACTCATTAGGGAAAACTTCCATTCGTTGTACGATTATTTGGATTTACTCGATGCCGATTGTTTGTTCGCGGAGGAGTATGAGGCGTTGTTTGCGACTTTTGGCGATACGGAACTTGCCATCTTTGCAAAAATCGTGTTTTATGAAGAGCTACGGAACAGCTCCGTACAATTTGATGTGATCGTGTGGGACAGCACAGAGACCGATGCTGAATGGAAAACGCATTATGTTCATTTTTTGCAACGTTTAAGCAAAGAGCGGCTCAGCGCCATCGAAACTGTTATTTCTCAGATTGACTATGAGGAAGTCGCGTTTTTTTCGTAA
- a CDS encoding DUF6323 family protein translates to MSSLFRVYNFPVPEKVVNELLEMNQKTQAFGLTLTPAQIQQMITARNKVLRDYGRVELGFEVTKQLMELFCASPYINNENYATTLHELHEIFYYLRNETEDKIGDAKLIGLMKDYFDNECAGSLELLKSTLEEFAEQFRRRALHSESLFGEDDEFGL, encoded by the coding sequence TTGTCCTCGTTATTCCGCGTTTACAACTTTCCGGTTCCGGAAAAGGTTGTGAATGAATTACTCGAAATGAATCAGAAGACGCAAGCGTTCGGTCTAACCTTAACTCCCGCGCAAATACAACAGATGATCACTGCTAGAAATAAAGTGCTCCGCGATTATGGACGGGTCGAACTGGGTTTTGAGGTAACGAAACAACTAATGGAACTGTTTTGCGCGTCCCCTTATATCAATAATGAAAATTATGCAACTACGCTGCATGAGTTGCACGAGATCTTTTATTATTTAAGAAACGAAACGGAAGATAAGATCGGCGACGCGAAGCTGATCGGCTTGATGAAAGATTACTTTGACAATGAATGTGCCGGTTCGTTAGAGCTGTTAAAGAGCACGCTGGAGGAGTTTGCAGAGCAATTCAGAAGGCGCGCATTGCACAGTGAATCTCTGTTCGGAGAGGATGATGAGTTTGGATTGTGA